From the Ruminiclostridium josui JCM 17888 genome, one window contains:
- a CDS encoding polysaccharide biosynthesis tyrosine autokinase — translation MNISMKIDFFIKGICIILLLGSLGCGISAYISLTTYIPQYKATATIIAINEVNSSAIQQTYADILAGQQLVKEFKEIIRSKSVTEKVIEELKLYNMSPEELAKDVTVKLVSDTRIIEIEVLSVSPKTSAKLANSFTEVFKEKIQEIMKEQNIVVIDKAEEGSKPVEPQHKKNVVIGGCTGLLMGFLIVYLRQELDKTVKSTEDIEKLLEVKVLGVIPKSKKKTVSGSRRNRYNRIYNVKSPPIEEAYKALRVNVKFNTFNSKCIAIAIVGFAPKQGKTFVAINLAISFAKDNKRVLLVDADLRKPLELKRLAGYNSEGLASYLSYEQISYEEIILKTNIENLSYVPAGRKPHNPTELLDSFRFTEFMMKVRESYDIVLVDTPCLGNVIDGAIIASKTDGSLIVIAPDSVDCSRAKALKRQLEEASSTVVGAVFNKASDYFDKNNDYFNEFSYFDSIKDIRKYTRQKFVRPNKGRWRTGD, via the coding sequence ATGAACATTTCCATGAAAATTGATTTTTTTATAAAGGGTATATGCATAATATTGCTGCTTGGTTCATTAGGGTGCGGGATTTCAGCGTATATTTCTCTAACAACATATATTCCACAATACAAGGCAACCGCAACCATAATCGCTATAAATGAAGTAAATAGTTCTGCTATACAACAGACATATGCTGATATATTGGCGGGGCAGCAGTTGGTAAAAGAATTCAAGGAAATTATTAGGAGTAAATCAGTGACGGAAAAAGTTATTGAAGAGCTTAAATTGTACAATATGAGTCCTGAGGAACTGGCCAAGGATGTAACAGTAAAGCTTGTAAGTGATACTAGGATAATTGAAATTGAGGTGTTGAGCGTTTCACCAAAAACGTCTGCAAAGCTTGCAAATAGCTTTACCGAGGTTTTTAAAGAAAAGATACAAGAGATAATGAAAGAGCAAAATATTGTTGTTATTGATAAAGCTGAAGAAGGGAGCAAGCCGGTTGAGCCCCAACACAAAAAGAATGTTGTTATCGGAGGATGTACAGGATTACTAATGGGGTTCCTCATCGTCTATTTAAGACAGGAATTAGATAAAACAGTAAAGTCAACAGAGGATATCGAAAAGTTGCTGGAAGTAAAAGTTCTGGGAGTGATACCGAAGTCTAAAAAGAAAACGGTGAGTGGCAGTAGACGGAATAGATATAATAGGATATACAATGTAAAAAGTCCACCCATAGAGGAGGCATATAAAGCATTAAGGGTAAACGTGAAATTCAATACATTCAACAGTAAATGCATAGCCATTGCCATAGTTGGCTTTGCTCCGAAGCAGGGGAAGACATTTGTTGCAATAAACCTTGCAATTTCTTTTGCAAAAGACAATAAAAGAGTATTACTTGTGGATGCGGATTTGCGAAAGCCGTTAGAACTAAAACGGTTAGCCGGATATAATTCAGAAGGACTTGCCAGCTATCTCAGTTATGAGCAAATATCTTACGAGGAGATAATTCTTAAAACCAACATTGAGAATCTGTCATATGTACCTGCGGGAAGAAAACCCCACAACCCGACAGAGTTACTTGATTCTTTTAGGTTTACCGAGTTCATGATGAAGGTCAGGGAGAGTTATGACATTGTACTTGTTGACACTCCTTGCCTTGGAAATGTAATAGATGGGGCTATTATTGCTTCAAAAACAGACGGTAGCCTCATTGTAATTGCTCCAGACTCAGTTGATTGCAGTAGGGCCAAGGCTTTGAAACGGCAGTTGGAGGAGGCGAGTTCAACGGTTGTTGGAGCGGTCTTTAATAAGGCATCAGACTATTTTGATAAGAATAATGATTATTTTAATGAATTTTCATACTTTGATTCTATTAAAGATATTAGAAAATATACAAGGCAAAAATTTGTGAGGCCCAATAAGGGTAGGTGGAGAACTGGTGATTGA
- a CDS encoding VanZ family protein translates to MNGMTVKKILKMFYITALIFVLTTIFILSNQDGIKSNSITSSISGKFSSLIKQTFNSKYIKLTRKDGRITAFYSTYGLLWWKIGDSIDLNLARKIYMGLAVTSHNTEALCGAVFSDVKVTSRRNSIRFLNYESKDIGKVKLKGSTSFLQGEFIVKGSGKDIWRGEDEFQFAYIPVEDDCTITTRVVSMDNTHEWAKAGIIMRDSLQPKSSYAGVLMTPGGHTSFQWRNQNELGQKLEYSQSLLLNYLLRKILHFTEYFILTLLVYGTITIVFKNSCKKVFLTGAFCILYAVSDEIHQIFIPNRNSSVYDVLIDSLGVLIGTFMVYLYRKRKNSKFKNKKSEQDTV, encoded by the coding sequence ATGAATGGTATGACAGTAAAAAAGATATTAAAGATGTTTTATATTACAGCTTTAATATTTGTTTTAACAACGATATTTATATTGTCTAACCAAGATGGTATAAAATCGAATAGTATAACTTCAAGTATTAGCGGAAAATTTAGCAGTCTCATAAAGCAAACCTTTAATAGCAAGTACATTAAATTGACTAGAAAAGATGGCAGAATTACGGCATTCTACTCTACATATGGCCTATTGTGGTGGAAAATAGGAGATTCTATAGACTTGAATCTGGCAAGAAAAATATACATGGGATTGGCAGTGACTTCTCATAATACTGAGGCATTATGTGGTGCTGTTTTTTCAGATGTAAAAGTAACTAGTAGAAGAAATAGTATTCGGTTTTTAAATTATGAAAGTAAGGATATTGGAAAGGTTAAGTTAAAAGGGTCAACGAGTTTTTTGCAAGGTGAATTTATAGTTAAAGGATCTGGTAAGGATATATGGAGAGGAGAAGATGAATTTCAATTTGCGTATATTCCCGTTGAAGACGATTGTACAATAACCACAAGGGTAGTTTCAATGGATAATACACATGAGTGGGCGAAAGCAGGCATCATCATGAGAGATAGCTTACAGCCGAAAAGTAGTTATGCGGGCGTTCTGATGACGCCGGGAGGGCATACTTCTTTTCAATGGAGAAATCAAAACGAACTCGGACAAAAATTAGAATATAGCCAGAGTTTGTTATTAAACTATTTGCTTAGAAAAATCTTACACTTCACAGAATATTTTATTTTAACCCTGCTCGTGTACGGCACAATAACAATAGTATTTAAAAACTCATGCAAAAAGGTTTTTTTGACAGGAGCTTTTTGTATCTTATATGCAGTTTCAGATGAAATTCATCAGATTTTTATCCCCAATAGAAATTCTTCTGTTTATGATGTTTTAATTGATAGTTTAGGAGTACTTATAGGAACTTTCATGGTTTACCTTTATAGAAAAAGAAAGAATAGCAAATTCAAAAACAAAAAATCCGAACAAGACACTGTGTGA
- the istA gene encoding IS21 family transposase, with the protein MIKMAQLEDIRKMYFMEDLSIREISRRTGMHRDTISKYISMDEPKPPKYKLTKERSHPVLGPYIPMIKQIIEDDKTRHRKQRHTGTKIFETLKKEGFLGGYNTVMDYLRKEYRKQKEAFLPLEFELGAYAEVDWTEAYFYLKGKETKAHLFVMKLRGSGGFYVRAYPFEKQEAFFDGHIKCFEFMNGVPYKIAYDNLKTAVKKILEGSNREEQEQFIALRTHYLYESSFCRPAKGSDKGGVENAGKEAVRRFFVPYPEVDSFEELNEYLHNECIKILESNPKWEAERAALRPLPTVRFDGARYKEAKVNRYSMVQFETNRYSVPTIYVGEKVTVKATADEVKILYKGTMIASHPRIYGRYQEQIKLDHYLELLLQKSRALGNTKVYKPQMLAPVYEQYRRSLNARSPRGNREFVKILMLHRDYPTALVTEAIEIAMAYNVYSYDGLFNILGQLLVSGNPKTAPVSKDKLQGIPEVVVIPPDLSKYSALMSGGGQ; encoded by the coding sequence ATGATTAAGATGGCACAATTAGAGGATATCAGAAAAATGTACTTCATGGAAGACCTAAGTATCAGGGAAATAAGCCGCAGAACTGGAATGCACAGGGATACGATCTCAAAATATATTTCCATGGATGAACCAAAACCGCCGAAATATAAGTTGACAAAAGAACGTAGCCATCCGGTATTAGGCCCATACATACCAATGATCAAGCAAATAATAGAAGACGATAAAACAAGGCATCGTAAGCAGCGTCACACAGGGACTAAAATATTTGAGACACTTAAAAAAGAAGGCTTCTTGGGCGGATACAATACTGTAATGGATTACCTGAGGAAGGAATACAGAAAGCAAAAGGAAGCTTTCCTGCCATTGGAGTTCGAACTGGGGGCCTATGCAGAAGTGGACTGGACAGAAGCATACTTTTATCTGAAAGGCAAAGAAACCAAGGCACATTTGTTTGTAATGAAGTTGAGAGGATCAGGCGGATTCTACGTAAGAGCATACCCTTTTGAGAAACAGGAAGCATTTTTTGATGGGCATATCAAATGCTTTGAGTTTATGAACGGTGTACCATACAAGATAGCATATGACAATCTAAAAACGGCAGTGAAGAAGATACTCGAAGGCAGCAACAGAGAAGAACAGGAGCAATTTATCGCCTTACGTACCCATTACCTTTATGAATCTTCATTCTGCCGGCCAGCAAAGGGAAGCGATAAAGGCGGTGTGGAGAATGCAGGCAAAGAGGCTGTGCGAAGGTTCTTCGTACCCTACCCTGAGGTTGATTCCTTTGAGGAGTTGAATGAATATCTGCACAACGAATGCATAAAGATTTTGGAAAGTAATCCGAAATGGGAGGCGGAAAGGGCTGCTTTGAGGCCATTACCGACAGTAAGGTTTGATGGCGCGAGGTATAAAGAAGCAAAGGTCAACCGCTATTCTATGGTACAGTTTGAAACTAACCGATACTCTGTTCCCACGATATATGTGGGAGAGAAAGTCACTGTTAAAGCTACAGCAGATGAAGTAAAAATACTATACAAAGGGACAATGATAGCAAGCCATCCAAGGATATACGGACGATACCAGGAGCAGATAAAGCTTGATCACTATCTGGAACTGCTGCTGCAAAAATCACGCGCCCTGGGCAACACAAAAGTATATAAACCTCAGATGCTGGCACCCGTTTATGAGCAGTATCGTCGAAGCTTAAATGCAAGAAGTCCGAGAGGCAACAGGGAATTCGTAAAGATACTTATGCTGCACAGGGATTACCCTACGGCACTGGTGACAGAAGCTATTGAAATAGCTATGGCATACAATGTATACAGTTATGACGGTTTATTTAACATATTAGGACAGCTGCTGGTCTCAGGCAATCCTAAGACGGCTCCTGTCAGCAAAGACAAGCTTCAGGGCATCCCCGAGGTTGTTGTAATACCTCCTGATCTCAGCAAATACAGCGCTCTCATGTCAGGAGGTGGGCAATAA
- a CDS encoding radical SAM protein: protein MEALIAVTYRCNAKCYMCNTWKYPSRSEDEITPRDIDKLPSGLKFVNITGGEPFTHEYIEEIISVASRKTRRLVISTNGFFTDKIVDIAKKYPSIGVRVSIEGLPASNDRLRGIQDGFDHGLRTLLRLHELGLKDIGFGITISDRNAKDLNELYTLSEKLGMEFATATVHNNFYFHKYDNRIENKDEVITELRKLEKRMLASKKPKSWFRAFFNEGLVNFIRGNERLLPCGMGKDVFFVDPFGDIMPCNGLNMSMGNIKEQSFEEIWFGQKAKEVRLAVKECDKNCWMVGSASPAMKKSILVPIKWILQNKWRKEIGN from the coding sequence ATGGAAGCATTGATTGCGGTAACTTACAGGTGCAATGCAAAGTGTTATATGTGTAATACATGGAAATATCCGAGCCGTAGTGAGGATGAAATTACTCCGAGAGATATAGATAAGTTACCCTCGGGATTAAAGTTTGTAAATATAACAGGTGGAGAACCTTTTACCCATGAGTATATCGAAGAAATAATATCGGTAGCTTCAAGGAAAACTAGGAGGCTGGTAATCAGTACAAATGGATTTTTTACAGACAAAATTGTAGATATAGCCAAAAAATATCCAAGTATAGGAGTAAGGGTGAGCATTGAAGGTTTGCCGGCTTCCAACGATAGGTTGAGGGGGATACAGGACGGTTTCGACCATGGTTTGAGAACCCTTTTACGGCTTCATGAGTTGGGTCTTAAAGATATAGGCTTTGGAATTACCATATCCGACAGAAATGCAAAAGACTTGAATGAGCTTTATACTCTTTCCGAGAAGTTAGGGATGGAATTTGCAACTGCTACAGTACACAACAATTTTTATTTTCACAAATATGATAACAGAATAGAGAACAAGGATGAAGTGATAACTGAGTTAAGAAAATTGGAGAAAAGAATGCTAGCCAGCAAGAAACCAAAAAGCTGGTTTAGGGCCTTTTTCAACGAAGGATTGGTCAATTTTATCCGGGGAAATGAGAGGCTTTTGCCTTGTGGAATGGGTAAAGATGTGTTTTTTGTGGACCCTTTTGGCGATATTATGCCGTGTAATGGACTGAATATGTCTATGGGAAATATAAAAGAACAATCATTTGAAGAAATATGGTTTGGTCAAAAGGCAAAGGAGGTTAGGTTGGCAGTTAAAGAATGTGACAAGAACTGTTGGATGGTTGGTAGTGCATCTCCTGCAATGAAAAAATCTATACTTGTTCCAATAAAGTGGATATTGCAGAACAAATGGAGAAAGGAAATTGGTAACTAA
- the istB gene encoding IS21-like element ISCth9 family helper ATPase IstB yields the protein MPVNKMLIETYLKKLKMPQVAKTYESLAREAADNNLDYEEYLLCVLEQEVHQRENNRIQRGIRQAGFPVIKTIESFDFLAIPSLNKPRVLKLMQGEYIRRRENVILIGNSGVGKTHIATALGYEACRQGMKVKFYTAAGLINELLAAQQEYRLNKLEKQWLAPQLVILDELGYVPFNKVGAELLFQFCSSRYERGSLIITTNLEFPKWTEVLGDEQMTAALLDRLTHNAHILNINGESYRFKQALSKQANND from the coding sequence ATGCCGGTCAATAAAATGCTTATTGAAACTTACTTGAAGAAGCTAAAAATGCCTCAGGTGGCAAAAACCTATGAATCCCTGGCAAGAGAAGCCGCAGACAACAATCTGGATTATGAAGAATATCTGCTGTGTGTGCTGGAGCAGGAAGTACACCAGCGGGAGAACAACCGGATTCAGAGAGGGATACGACAAGCGGGCTTCCCCGTAATCAAAACGATTGAAAGCTTTGACTTCCTTGCCATACCTTCTTTGAACAAACCACGGGTATTGAAACTCATGCAGGGAGAATATATCCGAAGAAGAGAAAATGTCATTTTGATAGGCAACTCCGGAGTAGGGAAAACCCATATTGCAACTGCGCTCGGTTACGAGGCTTGTCGGCAGGGTATGAAGGTCAAATTCTATACGGCAGCTGGTTTGATAAATGAATTGCTTGCAGCACAGCAGGAATATCGTCTTAACAAGTTAGAAAAGCAATGGCTGGCGCCGCAATTAGTGATCCTTGACGAATTGGGCTATGTGCCCTTCAATAAAGTCGGAGCTGAATTATTGTTCCAGTTCTGCTCCTCCCGATATGAGAGAGGCAGCCTGATCATAACTACAAACTTAGAATTTCCAAAATGGACGGAGGTGTTAGGCGATGAACAAATGACAGCTGCCCTGCTTGACCGCCTGACCCATAATGCACACATACTGAACATCAATGGTGAAAGCTACAGGTTTAAGCAGGCTCTTTCCAAGCAGGCAAATAATGACTGA
- a CDS encoding glycosyltransferase family 4 protein, with the protein MVTKMKIAMIGLKGVPSRAGGIEIHVEEIGKRLVKMGHEVCVYTRPHYIDKEVKEFEGMVLKSIPTFHTKHLDAIVHTFLSSIDSLTRGFDIIHFHGVGPSTMCFIPKLAGKKVVCTIHGLDWKRDKWGPFASTYLKLGERMAVQVPDMTIAVSKTMKYYIKKKYARDCHYIPNGVNIVQKSKAGIIKERYSLEKDGFFFIYPD; encoded by the coding sequence TTGGTAACTAAGATGAAGATTGCAATGATTGGACTCAAGGGGGTTCCGTCAAGAGCAGGAGGTATTGAGATACATGTAGAGGAGATAGGAAAGCGTCTTGTGAAAATGGGACATGAGGTGTGTGTTTATACAAGACCTCATTATATCGACAAAGAAGTGAAGGAGTTCGAAGGTATGGTTCTTAAAAGCATTCCAACCTTTCATACTAAACACCTTGATGCAATAGTACATACATTCTTGTCTTCTATTGATAGTTTGACAAGGGGATTTGACATAATTCATTTTCATGGCGTAGGTCCTTCTACAATGTGTTTTATACCAAAACTGGCAGGGAAAAAAGTGGTGTGTACAATTCATGGACTAGATTGGAAAAGAGATAAATGGGGGCCCTTTGCAAGTACGTATTTAAAACTAGGCGAAAGAATGGCAGTCCAAGTACCGGATATGACCATAGCTGTATCAAAAACAATGAAATACTACATAAAGAAAAAATATGCAAGGGACTGTCACTACATACCTAATGGGGTAAATATTGTACAGAAGTCCAAAGCCGGAATTATTAAAGAAAGATACTCCCTTGAAAAGGATGGTTTTTTCTTTATCTATCCAGACTAG
- a CDS encoding glycosyltransferase family 4 protein translates to MPKDMLVGNMDFRRKSIKNLSYPFRIIYSIEARKKIGVLIKEFKPHIVHLNNYNFQITPSIIYEIKKYRIPIVQTLHDYAILCPAHTLYNSRKGEVCEKCKGYKYVNCIRLKCIHNSLMKSIIGAMEGYLYHWKKTYDYISTFICPSGFIAAKVAQFGIAPHKLKVLHNFTTGNEFDGGYKKQDYVLYFGRISEEKGIRSLLKAVSELKHIRFVFAGSGPMDMDIKGYDNIIYVGFKTGQELKILIKESLFTVYPSEYYDNCPMSILESQTLGTPVIASNIGGIPELVKDNYSGLLFEAGNTKDLTVKIDTLYQNRELINLFSERCREIINMYSKEAYCDEITNIYNESLAGCGGN, encoded by the coding sequence ATGCCAAAAGATATGCTTGTGGGTAATATGGATTTCAGGAGAAAATCAATTAAGAATCTAAGTTATCCTTTTAGAATTATATATTCTATTGAGGCAAGAAAAAAAATAGGCGTACTCATAAAAGAATTTAAGCCTCACATTGTGCATTTAAATAATTATAATTTTCAAATTACTCCGTCCATTATATATGAAATAAAGAAATACAGAATACCCATAGTACAGACTTTGCATGACTATGCCATTTTATGTCCTGCGCACACCTTATACAATTCACGAAAAGGAGAGGTTTGTGAGAAATGCAAAGGATATAAATATGTCAATTGTATTAGGTTAAAATGTATACACAATTCATTGATGAAAAGTATTATAGGGGCAATGGAAGGATACTTGTACCACTGGAAAAAAACATATGATTATATCAGCACTTTTATTTGTCCTAGTGGTTTTATTGCTGCAAAAGTTGCTCAATTTGGGATTGCACCACATAAGCTTAAGGTTCTGCATAATTTTACTACTGGAAATGAGTTTGATGGTGGGTACAAAAAGCAAGATTATGTATTATACTTCGGGAGAATCTCAGAGGAAAAAGGTATCAGAAGCTTGTTGAAAGCAGTGTCAGAGCTGAAGCATATCAGATTTGTTTTTGCAGGAAGCGGTCCCATGGATATGGATATAAAAGGATATGACAATATTATATATGTAGGCTTTAAAACTGGACAGGAACTAAAAATACTCATAAAGGAGAGCCTTTTTACAGTTTATCCTTCTGAGTATTACGATAACTGTCCCATGTCCATATTGGAGTCACAGACGCTGGGCACGCCGGTTATTGCTTCAAATATTGGGGGGATACCTGAACTTGTAAAGGATAATTATTCAGGTCTCTTATTTGAAGCTGGGAACACAAAAGATTTAACAGTAAAGATAGATACATTATATCAAAACAGAGAGCTAATAAATTTATTTTCTGAAAGATGCAGAGAAATAATAAATATGTATTCAAAGGAAGCTTATTGCGATGAAATCACCAATATATATAATGAAAGCTTAGCCGGCTGCGGTGGTAATTAA
- a CDS encoding glycosyltransferase, translated as MIQAYKRLKTDKKLVVAGGASHSKEYEKFLKTLVEDNKGIIFTGHVEGRELSELFSNAYTYVLPSEVEGMPIALLEAMSYGQCVIASDINENLEVLEDKGFSFISGDIESLYDILAYTDAHPQEVAAQKMMAEQYILSQYDWDRISYETEEIYKGVLKDKV; from the coding sequence CTGATACAGGCTTATAAGAGACTTAAGACAGATAAAAAACTGGTAGTCGCAGGCGGAGCAAGTCATTCTAAAGAGTATGAAAAGTTTTTAAAAACTCTGGTGGAAGATAATAAGGGCATAATTTTTACCGGGCATGTGGAAGGCAGGGAACTTAGTGAATTATTTAGCAATGCATATACTTATGTTTTACCATCGGAAGTTGAGGGGATGCCAATAGCCTTATTGGAGGCCATGAGTTACGGGCAGTGTGTAATAGCAAGTGATATTAATGAAAACTTAGAAGTTTTGGAAGACAAAGGTTTTAGCTTTATAAGTGGAGATATAGAGAGTCTGTACGATATTCTGGCTTACACAGATGCTCATCCACAGGAAGTAGCAGCACAAAAGATGATGGCTGAGCAGTATATCCTATCCCAATATGATTGGGATAGGATAAGCTATGAAACCGAGGAGATTTATAAGGGTGTCCTGAAGGATAAGGTATGA